CCTGTGGATCAGCTGGAGGCAATGCGTCTGGCGGATCTTGAGGGAATGTCGCACAACGAGGCGGCAGACCTTATGGGTGTTTCCCGCCAGACCTTCGGCCGCATAATCGAACAGGCCAGACAGTCGGTCACTCTGGCGCTGATAAACGGCTATGTCCTTAAGATAGTATATGACGAGAACGTTCAGATATGCGACAGAGACCTGAAATGCATTGAATGCGGGCATGAGTGGTGCCACGGTTTCAACGAGACCGCCGAGGCCACAACCTGCGAAAAGTGCGGCTCTCTGGAGATAATCAAAATGAAGCGCTGCGGTAAATACTGCGAGTGCCCCCTTCGTGTAAACAAACGCTGATACTCCGTTATCCCTTCGTTATTATAGTCTGACCGTATTTCTGCGATCATTTTTAAATTGAGCAAATGCCATAAACTAAATATTCAATTATTTTTGTATATTGCTGAATGAATAATTATTGGCATATGCCATAAACTACTGATGTGTAAAAAGAAATTTCGTTGACCTATTCTTAGTTATATCTTAATATCTGCATATCTAGTTTCATCTACCTTTATCGGAGGTCAGTATTATGTCAATGTTCAGTCCTAAGCTGTCACGGCGCCGTTTCCTTGCCGTTGGCGGTTCTGTTGCGGCTGCTGCGGCTCTCGGCTCAGGCCTTAAAGCTGTCAAGGCTGTTGCGGATGTTCAGGAGACGAAGAAGGTTGCAGGTGTTTCAAAGCATATAGCGTCCAGCTGTGAAATGTGCGTGAACAAATGCGGCCTTATAGCCCACGTCGTTGACGGCAGGGTTAAAAAACTGAATCCCAATCCAAAGTTTTTCAAAAGCCGTGCGATGCTTTGCGCCAGAGGCAACGCCGGAGCGGAGGAGCCTTATAACCCCGAAAGGCTCACAAAACCCCTTGTCCGTGTGGGCGAAAGAGGGGAGGGCAAGTGGAAAGAGATATCATATGAGGAGGCATACGTTCTCCTCGCCAAGAAACTTGCGGAACACAAAGTTAAAAACGACAACAGAAACTCTGTGGCTTTCATCTCTTCCGAAGGATTTCAGGAGGAGATATTCCACTATCTTGTCCAGTCATACGGTTCCACAAACACAGTGCGCCACCCCACCCTGTGTCTGTCGTCCGTTATTCAGGGCTGGTCATCCGTATATGGAGTGTATCCGGATGCTGACATCAGAAACTCAAAATTCGTCCTTATGTTCGGTTCGAACAGGGCGGAAGCGATAATCACCCCCGACACAATAGATTTTCAGAAGAACAAGCCTGAGGGGCAGAAGGTTGTATACCTCGACCCCAGATTTACGAATATGGCGGCAAAGGCCGACAAGTGGTATCCCGTTAAACCCGGAACAGACCTTGCGTTCATCCTTGGCGTTATAAACGTGATAATCACTGAAAACCTTTATGATGCGGCATTCGTTGAGCAGTTCTGTGACGGATTCGCAGATCTTCAGGCGATGATAGTTCCCTATACCCCCGAATGGGCGGAGAAGGAATGCGAAATTCCCGCCGCCGAGATCCGCTGGGTCGCAAAGGAGTATGCCAAAGCCGCTCCCGCTGCCGTGGTCTATCCCGGCAGAAGAACGAGCTGGTATGTCAACGACGTATATTTCCGCCGTGCCTGCGCGATCCTTACGGCAATCTGCGGATGCTGGGATGTTCCCGGTGGAATCTGCCCCAAGGCGTCGGTTCCCGTTAAAAACCTTGACCCGCTCTTTCCCTATTTCGAAAAGACGGACGACCGTATCGATCAGGCATCTTACGGCAGTGTGAAGAACAGAATGCCTAAGGACGCACGCTCCGCCGCTTTGCCCGCCGCAGAGGTGGCTTACATGGGCGAAAAGGACGGAAGCTGGCTCAGGTTCAGGGATTCAGTTCTGGCGGAAGATCCTTATAAGGTCGACGCACTTGTTGTCTATAAGCAGAACTTCATAGAGGCGGTTCCCAACCGAGCCAAAACTATGGAGATGCTGAAAAAGATAGACTTCATGGCCGTTATAGATATTCAGATGACAGAAGTTGCATATTTTGCCGACCTTGTTATTCCTGAATCAACCTATCTTGAGCGTTGGGACTCTGTTCACAACCTCGCAGGAATCCAGCCCATCGCAACCTTCCGTCAGCCTGCAATAGAGCCTGTGTTCGGCACAAAGTCCATGTTTGAGATAGCGGGAGGGGTCATCAATGAAATGCTGAAACTCCCTGAGCTGTGGGACGATGCCGATCCCGAAGAGGTTGAGGATTTCAAGCTGGATGTGGTTGAGGATATCTTCGCTCAGCCCATGCAGGAATACATTAAGCGTCAGCTGGCTGATCAGCCGGGCGCATATGAAATGATGATGAAGGACGGAGTTTTCTATCTGAAAGAAGAGGCCACCTACGGCAGTACACGCACCAATCCTGAGTTCAGGTTCAAGACCAGAACCGGAAAGATTGAGCTTGCCAACGTTAAGTATGCGGAAAAAGGCCTGCATTCTCTGCCTCTGTACGAAAGACCCCGTCAGCCTGAGGCCGGAAAATACCGCTTCATCCTCGGCCGCCACGGGTACAACACTCACACAGGAACCCAGAACAACGGATTCCTCTGGGAAATTCAGAAAGAGAACCAACTCTGGATAAACACAGAAGAGGCAAAGAAACTCGGCATAGCCACAGGCGACTATGTAAAGGTTACAAGCGCAGTTGGTGAGCAGACCGTAATGGTCTACGCCACCGAGAAGATACGCAGAGACTGCGTGTTCTATGCCCACGGCTACGGACGCCTCTCACCCCAGCTCAGTCTGGTCTATAAAAAGGGAGCCTCTCAGGCGGCCATCCTTGAGGACTATATAGAGCCTATCTCTGGCAATTCGGCGATGCACGAAACGTTCGTAAGCATCGCAAAGGCTTAACGGAGGGCGACAGATGAAAAAATACGCAATTGTATTTGATACAAAAAAATGTCTGAACTGCAAGGCCTGCACAGTTGCCTGCAAGTTCGAAAACCACGTTGAGGTGGGCGACGATCAGTACAGGATATGGGTTAACGAACTTCCCCTTAAAGGAAAGTTTCCGAACCTCGCCCAGAGCTATCTGCCCTCCCAGTGTCAGCAGTGTGAAAATCCTCCCTGCGTCCATGTGTGCCCCACAAAGGCCTCATATCAGACGGCGGACGGTGTTGTGCTTGTTGACAGCAAAAAATGCATACTCTGCAAATACTGCATGACCGCATGCCCCTATGATGCAAGGTTTGAGAACCATCTGATAAAGGCGGTTGACAAATGCACCTTCTGCTACCACAGACTGCCCGAAGGCAAACCTACGGCATGCGTTGAAACCTGTCCCACAAAGGTCAGGGTGTTCGTCGATCTTGAAGATCAGAACGACGAGACGGTAAAACAGCTCGCTTTGGCCGACTACGATGTTCTTAAGCCCGAAAAGGGAACCAAGCCGAAGCTCTACTATTTAAGATAAGGAGGACAGCAATGTCGGAAAATACCGAAGCGGTAAAATGCAGTTCAGATATGTTCTGCGGCAACAGAAGCATCCCCATGCCGCTGATAATAGTCCTTGCGGCGTTCAGCCTTGTTGGGCTTTACGGCGTGGGAAACATCCTGATAAACGGTCATGCCTCTTCTCTGGGAGTTACCAGAAGCGTTCCGTGGGGACTGCTCATCTCCACATATGTGTTTTTTGTGGTCTCCAGCACCGGACTCTGCCTTATATCATCAATGGGGCACGTTTTCGGCATAGAGAAATATGAGGTCATCGGCAAAAGAGCCATCGTCCTTGCAATCCTGACCCTTCTCTGCGGTTTCGGAGTGATAGGGATGGAGGTGGGGCACCCTCTGCGCATGGCCATCTATAACGTTATATCGCCCAACCTGACCTCCGCCATATGGTGGATGGGTACGCTCTACAGCGTTTACATGGTCTGCATCATCATTGAGTTCTACTTCCTGATGAAGCATAACCACAAGGGAGCTTTCTATGCAGGACTGGCGGGCTTCATAGCGGGGATCTCCGCCCACTCGAACCTCGGTGCGGTGTTCGGATTCCTTGAGGCCAGACCCTTCTGGCACGGCCCCTATCTGCCGATATACTTCATCCTTTCGGCACTGATATCGGGTACTGCGCTCATTATAATCATAATGAACATAGCCTACGGCGGCCCCTCAAAACTCAGCGAAAAGGCGAAGAATGCGGTTCTGAGCCTCTCAAAGCTGTTCGGTCTGCTGTTGGGAATAATAATCTTCTTTGATATCTGGAAGATAATAACCTCTCTCTACGGCACTCCGCCTGAGAAGTACGAAACGGTGATGACCCTTATAGCCGGGCCTCTTTCGGTGAACTTCTGGCTGTTCGAGGTGCTGATAGGTATGCTGATCCCCTTCGGACTTATACTGTTCTCAAAGGGAAACAGTGTGAAAAAAGCTCTCATGGCGGCTTGTTTCGCAGTGGTGGGTATCTTCTTCATGCGCTATGACCTTGTGGTTGCGGGACAGCTTGTTCCCATGCGCAATGCCGAGGATTTCGCCGGCGGACTGGCGAGCTATGCCCCCAGCTTCTCTGAGATAAGCATTGTGGCAGGCGCTATACTGCTCTGCTGTGCGCTGTTTCTTGCGGCTGAGAGATATCTGAATCTGTCTGAGGAGTAAGTTCAGGAATCTCAGAGATTCTTCACTTCATTCAGAATGACAATATTAAGGCCTCCTTCGGGAGGCCTCAGACTGATGACAAACTGAAGTTTCAGGCACACACCTTGATGAGACTGCCGCGCTACGCTCGCAGTGACAGTTATTTACGTCATTGCGAGGAACGAAGTGACGTGGCAATCTCATAACACTAAGACTTTGTCAACAACCTAAGGCCTCCTTCGGGAGGCCTTTTTCAGTATACTCTGAATCTATTGCCGTTTATGTAGTGGAAAAATGCATCGACCTTTAGATTGTCCAGATTGTATGATTCCGGCAGTGGAACGCCGGACATCTTTTTAAGAGCGGTTATTACTTCGTTGTCAAGATCGGGATAGCCGCTGGAACGAATTATCCTGATGCTTGAGAT
This genomic stretch from Seleniivibrio woodruffii harbors:
- a CDS encoding molybdopterin-containing oxidoreductase family protein, whose amino-acid sequence is MSMFSPKLSRRRFLAVGGSVAAAAALGSGLKAVKAVADVQETKKVAGVSKHIASSCEMCVNKCGLIAHVVDGRVKKLNPNPKFFKSRAMLCARGNAGAEEPYNPERLTKPLVRVGERGEGKWKEISYEEAYVLLAKKLAEHKVKNDNRNSVAFISSEGFQEEIFHYLVQSYGSTNTVRHPTLCLSSVIQGWSSVYGVYPDADIRNSKFVLMFGSNRAEAIITPDTIDFQKNKPEGQKVVYLDPRFTNMAAKADKWYPVKPGTDLAFILGVINVIITENLYDAAFVEQFCDGFADLQAMIVPYTPEWAEKECEIPAAEIRWVAKEYAKAAPAAVVYPGRRTSWYVNDVYFRRACAILTAICGCWDVPGGICPKASVPVKNLDPLFPYFEKTDDRIDQASYGSVKNRMPKDARSAALPAAEVAYMGEKDGSWLRFRDSVLAEDPYKVDALVVYKQNFIEAVPNRAKTMEMLKKIDFMAVIDIQMTEVAYFADLVIPESTYLERWDSVHNLAGIQPIATFRQPAIEPVFGTKSMFEIAGGVINEMLKLPELWDDADPEEVEDFKLDVVEDIFAQPMQEYIKRQLADQPGAYEMMMKDGVFYLKEEATYGSTRTNPEFRFKTRTGKIELANVKYAEKGLHSLPLYERPRQPEAGKYRFILGRHGYNTHTGTQNNGFLWEIQKENQLWINTEEAKKLGIATGDYVKVTSAVGEQTVMVYATEKIRRDCVFYAHGYGRLSPQLSLVYKKGASQAAILEDYIEPISGNSAMHETFVSIAKA
- a CDS encoding 4Fe-4S dicluster domain-containing protein, whose amino-acid sequence is MKKYAIVFDTKKCLNCKACTVACKFENHVEVGDDQYRIWVNELPLKGKFPNLAQSYLPSQCQQCENPPCVHVCPTKASYQTADGVVLVDSKKCILCKYCMTACPYDARFENHLIKAVDKCTFCYHRLPEGKPTACVETCPTKVRVFVDLEDQNDETVKQLALADYDVLKPEKGTKPKLYYLR
- the nrfD gene encoding NrfD/PsrC family molybdoenzyme membrane anchor subunit — encoded protein: MSENTEAVKCSSDMFCGNRSIPMPLIIVLAAFSLVGLYGVGNILINGHASSLGVTRSVPWGLLISTYVFFVVSSTGLCLISSMGHVFGIEKYEVIGKRAIVLAILTLLCGFGVIGMEVGHPLRMAIYNVISPNLTSAIWWMGTLYSVYMVCIIIEFYFLMKHNHKGAFYAGLAGFIAGISAHSNLGAVFGFLEARPFWHGPYLPIYFILSALISGTALIIIIMNIAYGGPSKLSEKAKNAVLSLSKLFGLLLGIIIFFDIWKIITSLYGTPPEKYETVMTLIAGPLSVNFWLFEVLIGMLIPFGLILFSKGNSVKKALMAACFAVVGIFFMRYDLVVAGQLVPMRNAEDFAGGLASYAPSFSEISIVAGAILLCCALFLAAERYLNLSEE
- a CDS encoding DUF134 domain-containing protein, which codes for MARPVKKRLVKHRLTFKDFGPVAVPENQNCKIINIPVDQLEAMRLADLEGMSHNEAADLMGVSRQTFGRIIEQARQSVTLALINGYVLKIVYDENVQICDRDLKCIECGHEWCHGFNETAEATTCEKCGSLEIIKMKRCGKYCECPLRVNKR